The following proteins are co-located in the Hevea brasiliensis isolate MT/VB/25A 57/8 chromosome 11, ASM3005281v1, whole genome shotgun sequence genome:
- the LOC110660526 gene encoding uncharacterized protein LOC110660526, which translates to MVFYFKARPEVGDYTIFMGLDKYENEELIKYGFPEDIWFHVDKMSSAHVYLRLHKGQTIDDISEGLLEDCAQLVKANSIQGNKVNNIDVVYTPWSNLKKTASMDVGQVGFHNPKMVRTVRVEKRINEIVNRLNRTKVERRPDLKAEREAVNAAERAERKLQLRDKKRREEMERLEKERQAEIRSYKGLMVSEKMTSNKQIAAENKSLQELEEDFM; encoded by the exons atggtgTTCTATTTCAAAGCTCGTCCGGAGGTAGGAGATTACACCATTTTTATGGGTCTCGACAAGTACGAGAACGAGGAGCTTATCAAATACGGTTTCCCCGAAGACATTTG GTTCCATGTGGACAAAATGTCTTCTGCTCATGTTTATCTAAGACTGCACAAAGGACAGACAATCGATGATATAAGTGAAGGTTTACTTGAGGATTGTGCTCAGCTTGTCAAAGCAAATTCAATCCAAG GCAACAAGGTGAATAACATTGATGTTGTTTACACTCCCTGGTCCAATTTAAAGAAAACTGCTTCCATGGATGTTGGCCAAGTTGGCTTCCACAATCCAAAGATG GTTCGAACTGTGAGAGTGGAGAAGCGGATAAATGAGATAGTTAATAGACTGAACAGAACAAAAGTTGAGAGAAGGCCTGATTTGAAAG CTGAGAGAGAAGCTGTCAATGCAGCTGAAAGAGCAGAGAGAAAGCTTCAACTGAGGGATAAA AAACGACGGGAGGAAATGGAAAGGCTTGAAAAAGAGAGACAGGCAGAAATAAGGAGCTACAAAGGTTTGATGGTTTCTGAAAAGATGACATCTAACAAGCAGATTGCAGCTGAAAACAAGTCCTTGCAGGAACTGGAAGAGGACTTTATGTAA
- the LOC110660533 gene encoding sulfite exporter TauE/SafE family protein 3 isoform X1: MAEFGGKWQGLRSVLMLSFNFLLAFVLVSAERGLKREFARVPETEEGLSSYFLKAADFLWQPDESGYQHVWPEMKFGWQIVLGTIIGFFGAAFGSVGGVGGGGIFVPMLSLIIGFDPKSATAISKCMIMGAAASTVYYNLKLRHPTIDMPIIDYDLTLLIQPMLMLGISIGVAFNVIFADWMVTILLIILFMGTSTKAFFKGVETWKKETIMKQEAAKRLETNGTGGAEVEYKPLPSGPTSGPEKDTKEAEVTILENVYWKELGLLVFVWVAFLVLQIAKNHTSACSTEYWIVNLLQIPVSVGVTLYEAVSLHKGRRIIASKGEDGTNFKVHQLVLYSACGVLAGVVGGLLGLGGGFIMGPLFLELGIPPQVSSATATFAMTFSSSMSVVEYYLLKRFPVPYALYFVAVATLAALIGQHIVRRLIIVFGRASLIIFILAFTIFVSAISLGGVGISNMIGKIERNEYMGFENLCKYEG, translated from the exons ATGGCTGAGTTTGGAGGGAAATGGCAGGGTTTGAGATCAGTGTTAATGCTGTCCTTCAACTTTCTGTTAGCTTTCGTGCTTGTTTCAGCCGAGAGAGGCTTGAAGCGAGAATTTGCTAGAGTCCCTGAAACAGAGGAGGGTCTATCAAGCTATTTTCTTAAAGCCGCTGATTTCTTATGGCAGCCTGATGAATCGGGGTATCAACACGTTTGGCCG GAAATGAAATTTGGTTGGCAAATTGTTTTAGGTACTATTATTGGATTCTTTGGAGCAGCATTTGGAAGTGTAGGCGGCGTTGGTGGGGGTGGCATTTTTGTTCCCATGCTAAGCCTAATTATTGGGTTTGATCCCAAATCCGCAACAGCAATCTCCAAAT GTATGATTATGGGTGCAGCAGCATCAACTGTTTACTATAACCTTAAGCTAAGGCATCCTACAATTGACATGCCCATCATTGACTATGATTTGACTCTGCTCATCCAGCCAATGCTCATGCTGGGAATTAGTATAGGTGTTGCTTTTAACGTTATATTTGCAGACTGGATGGTCACAATACTGCTTATTATTCTCTTTATGG GTACATCAACAAAGGCATTCTTCAAAGGTGTTGAGACATGGAAAAAGGAAACAATAATGAAACAg GAGGCAGCTAAGCGTTTAGAGACAAATG GTACTGGAGGGGCAGAAGTGGAATACAAGCCTCTTCCTAGTGGCCCAACCAGTGGCCCTGAAAAGGACACTAAGGAAGCAGAG GTTACTATTCTTGAAAATGTTTATTGGAAGGAACTTGGGCTTCTTGTTTTTGTCTGGGTTGCATTCCTCGTATTGCAGATTGCAAAG AATCATACGTCTGCTTGTTCAACAGAATATTGGATAGTAAACTTGTTGCAG ATTCCAGTTTCTGTTGGGGTGACACTGTATGAGGCAGTGAGCCTTCACAAGGGAAGAAGAATAATAGCATCCAAGGGAGAAGATGGCACAAATTTCAAAGTGCACCAGCTTGTACTTTACAGTGCCTGTGGTGTACTGGCTGGAGTAGTTGGTGGGCTGCTTGGACTAGGCGGAGGTTTCATCATGGGTCCACTATTTTTGGAGTTGGGAATCCCGCCTCAG GTGTCAAGTGCAACAGCCACCTTTGCAATGACTTTCTCCTCATCCATGTCTGTTGTAGAATACTACCTTCTGAAACGTTTTCCAGTTCCTTATG CTCTTTACTTCGTAGCTGTGGCTACACTTGCTGCCTTAATAGGACAGCACATTGTGAGAAGGTTGATTATTGTGTTTGGAAGGGCATCCCTCATCATCTTCATTCTTGCTTTCACCATATTTGTTAGTGCAATTTCACTAG GTGGTGTCGGCATATCAAACATGATCGGGAAGATAGAACGTAATGAATACATGGGATTTGAGAACCTCTGCAAGTATGAGGGGTAG
- the LOC110660533 gene encoding sulfite exporter TauE/SafE family protein 3 isoform X2, producing the protein MAEFGGKWQGLRSVLMLSFNFLLAFVLVSAERGLKREFARVPETEEGLSSYFLKAADFLWQPDESGYQHVWPEMKFGWQIVLGTIIGFFGAAFGSVGGVGGGGIFVPMLSLIIGFDPKSATAISKCTSTKAFFKGVETWKKETIMKQEAAKRLETNGTGGAEVEYKPLPSGPTSGPEKDTKEAEVTILENVYWKELGLLVFVWVAFLVLQIAKNHTSACSTEYWIVNLLQIPVSVGVTLYEAVSLHKGRRIIASKGEDGTNFKVHQLVLYSACGVLAGVVGGLLGLGGGFIMGPLFLELGIPPQVSSATATFAMTFSSSMSVVEYYLLKRFPVPYALYFVAVATLAALIGQHIVRRLIIVFGRASLIIFILAFTIFVSAISLGGVGISNMIGKIERNEYMGFENLCKYEG; encoded by the exons ATGGCTGAGTTTGGAGGGAAATGGCAGGGTTTGAGATCAGTGTTAATGCTGTCCTTCAACTTTCTGTTAGCTTTCGTGCTTGTTTCAGCCGAGAGAGGCTTGAAGCGAGAATTTGCTAGAGTCCCTGAAACAGAGGAGGGTCTATCAAGCTATTTTCTTAAAGCCGCTGATTTCTTATGGCAGCCTGATGAATCGGGGTATCAACACGTTTGGCCG GAAATGAAATTTGGTTGGCAAATTGTTTTAGGTACTATTATTGGATTCTTTGGAGCAGCATTTGGAAGTGTAGGCGGCGTTGGTGGGGGTGGCATTTTTGTTCCCATGCTAAGCCTAATTATTGGGTTTGATCCCAAATCCGCAACAGCAATCTCCAAAT GTACATCAACAAAGGCATTCTTCAAAGGTGTTGAGACATGGAAAAAGGAAACAATAATGAAACAg GAGGCAGCTAAGCGTTTAGAGACAAATG GTACTGGAGGGGCAGAAGTGGAATACAAGCCTCTTCCTAGTGGCCCAACCAGTGGCCCTGAAAAGGACACTAAGGAAGCAGAG GTTACTATTCTTGAAAATGTTTATTGGAAGGAACTTGGGCTTCTTGTTTTTGTCTGGGTTGCATTCCTCGTATTGCAGATTGCAAAG AATCATACGTCTGCTTGTTCAACAGAATATTGGATAGTAAACTTGTTGCAG ATTCCAGTTTCTGTTGGGGTGACACTGTATGAGGCAGTGAGCCTTCACAAGGGAAGAAGAATAATAGCATCCAAGGGAGAAGATGGCACAAATTTCAAAGTGCACCAGCTTGTACTTTACAGTGCCTGTGGTGTACTGGCTGGAGTAGTTGGTGGGCTGCTTGGACTAGGCGGAGGTTTCATCATGGGTCCACTATTTTTGGAGTTGGGAATCCCGCCTCAG GTGTCAAGTGCAACAGCCACCTTTGCAATGACTTTCTCCTCATCCATGTCTGTTGTAGAATACTACCTTCTGAAACGTTTTCCAGTTCCTTATG CTCTTTACTTCGTAGCTGTGGCTACACTTGCTGCCTTAATAGGACAGCACATTGTGAGAAGGTTGATTATTGTGTTTGGAAGGGCATCCCTCATCATCTTCATTCTTGCTTTCACCATATTTGTTAGTGCAATTTCACTAG GTGGTGTCGGCATATCAAACATGATCGGGAAGATAGAACGTAATGAATACATGGGATTTGAGAACCTCTGCAAGTATGAGGGGTAG